The nucleotide sequence AAGAGAAGTGTATCGCTCGCCGCCTCATCATCAGGACGGGTAGAGGTTACCCACTTCATCTGCAGCCAATAAAACAGAGCGTCCATTAATGACATGATCGCTCCCCCTCTCTTTAAGAAGGCTTCTCAGTTTTGTTTTTATGCTTGTCGTAATACTGCCGCATGCGGAGCATTCCCATCATGAGTACAGCAACCGCCATGCACTGTATGATCGGTAACTTATCTAATTGGAACAACAATAACAACGTACAGCCGGCCGCCATCATAATATAGACGACGACCTCCTTCAATATGGGTAGCCGTCCGGGTCTAAATACATTGTTGAAAATATAGATCGTACAGGCGAGAATGATCAAATATGAAATCAATGGGTGATCATGAAACCACTGTTGCATCGAGATCCCTCCTCACGATGTTAACAAATTATACGCCAGCTTCTACCGTACGACGTTGCTTCTCATAACGCTCACGTTCGCTCTTGTTCAGCACCTTTTTACGAAGACGGATGCCCTTTGGTGTAATTTCACACAATTCATCTTCATTCAAATATTCAAGCGCTTCTTCAAGCGACATTAGACGTGGAGTTTTCATCTTGACAGTCTCTTCCTTATTCGCAGTACGAATGTTGTTGACTGCTTTCTCCTTACATACGTTAACAACAATATCATTGTCACGTGTATGCTCTCCAACGATCATACCTTCATAGACATCTGTACCAGATTCAAGGAACAGAATACCACGATCTTCGACTGACAGCATACCATAAGCCGTACTTGTGCCAGACTCACTTGCGATAAGAACACCTTGATGACGTCCGCCAACTTGACCACCGACGATTGGACCATAGCTATCAAATGCATGGTTCATTACG is from Candidatus Cohnella colombiensis and encodes:
- a CDS encoding YlaH-like family protein, translating into MQQWFHDHPLISYLIILACTIYIFNNVFRPGRLPILKEVVVYIMMAAGCTLLLLFQLDKLPIIQCMAVAVLMMGMLRMRQYYDKHKNKTEKPS